The following nucleotide sequence is from Salinigranum halophilum.
GGTCGCGTTTATCGCCTCGGCCGCGGCTGCCTCGGGTTCGCGCAACGCGCCGGTCACACCCGTCCCGAGCATGGCGTCGACGACCACGTCGGGGTCGTCGAGGTCGAGGGCTCGGGAGTCGCTCACCGTCTCGACGTCGTACTCGGCCTCGACGAGCGCCTCGTAGTTCTCGCGGGCGATGTCGGTCGAGATGGTCTCGGGGCGACCGAGGAGGTGGGTCCGGGTGTCGAACCCGTCGAGGAAACGCACGGCCACGAACGCGTCGCCGCCGTTGTTCCCGCGGCCAGCGACGACGGCGACCTCGGTTGCGTCGTCGGCATCTGCGCCGCCGGCGACCTCGCGGACGACGCGGGCGACCGCGTTCCCACTCGACTCCATCAACTGCTTCCGCGGGACGCCGAGGGCGGCCGCGTTCGCGTCGACGGCAGCCATCCGTCTTGCGGTTATCATGCGTCGCGCTTCGGTCGGGTCGTACCTAAATGGCGGTGTCACCGGCTCCACCCCGCCGGCGGCCGCCGTCCGTGAGGCAGCGAGACGGAACGCAACGCTTTACCGCGGACCGAAGGCACTCCCGCTGTGACCCGCCGCCTCTTCGGCTCGCTGCTCGGGCTGGTCTTTCTCGTCAACTTCGGGCGGACCGCCTTCGCTCCCCTCCTCCCGGAGCTCCAGGCGTCGTTCGGCGTCGGCCCGGCCGCCGTCGGCCTCGTCGCCTCCCTGGTCTGGCTCGGGACGGGTGCCGTGCGGTTCCCCGTCGGGTACCTCCTGACGCGGACGCCTCGACGGGGCGTCGTCGTCCTCGCCGGACTCCTGCTCGGAGTCGCGGCTGGCTTCACCGCGGCGTCCCCGTCTATCGGTGCGCTCCAGCTCGGCTCGCTGCTCGTCGGGCTGGCGTCCGGCGCGTACTTCGCCGCCGCCGTCCCGCTCATCAGCGACCTCTTCCCGGAGGGCGTCGGGCGGGCCATCGGAATCCACGGCACCGCGGCGCAACTCGCCGCCGTCGTCGCGCCGACGGCCGTCGTCGTCGTGCTCGGGGTGGCCACCTGGCGCGCGGTGTTCTGGCTGCTCGCGACCGGCTGTATCCTCGTGACCGGCGTGCTCGTCGTCACCACCCGCGACGACGCCGTCTCCGGGGATAGCGCGGACCGCTCGTTCCGCGCCGCGCTCGCGAACTGGCGCGTCATGGGGGTCGGTATTTTGATGATCGCGACGGCCGGGTTCGTCTGGCAGGGACTGTTCAACTTCTACGTCGTCTACCTCACGACCGCCAGAGGGCTCGACGCCGGGACGGCGAGCACGCTCCTCACGCTGATCTTCGCGGCCGGCGTCCCCGCGTTCTGGCTCGGTGGTCGCCTCGCCGACCGCCTCCCGAGCGTCCCCTACATCGTCGGCCTGCTCGTGTGTTTCACCGCCGGCGTGTTCGCGCTCACCGTCACGCGGGGGCTGGTCGGCCTCGTCGCCGTCTCCCTGCTCGTCGGCTACGTCATCCACAGCCTCTTTCCGGCGCTCGACGTGTACGTCCTCGGCGCGCTCCCCGCGGACACCCGCGGAAGCACCTACGCCGTCTTCAGCGGGCTCTCGCTCCTCGTCGAGGCGACGGGGAGCGGCGTCGTCGGTCTCCTCGTGGAGGCCGGCTACCCGTTCGACGTCGTCTTCCGCGCCTTCGCCGCGGGGATGGTGGTCGTCGTGGCCGTGCTCGTCTCGCTCTGGCTCGCGGGGCGACTGCCCGAGCCGCAGTGACGGTCGATACGTGAGGGGCCCGACCCGTCACGCGAGGGAGCCGCCGCGCTCCTGTCGGGGCCGTTGTGGGTGCTCGTCGCCGGCGGCTTCGTCGTCTCCACGAACCCCTCGCCGCCGTGGCCCGCGGCGCGAGCCGTTGTACCTGCCGGGCCTCACAACACCCGGAGTCGGTAGCCGTCGGCGTCGGTCGCATCGGCGAGTCGGTCGGTCTCTGCCGCCGTGTCGAGCACCGCCGCGACGAAGGACTTCGGGACCTCGACACCGATGAAGTCGTTGTCGCCGGGCACGGTCAGCCGCGCCATCGTCTTCTGGGTCCCGTGGTCGTTGTAGATGCTGCCGACCTTCTCACCGTCGCGGAGGAAGTGTAGCGTGACGTCCGTCGCCGCCAGGGTGTCGAAGTTGACCTCGAACACCATGTGGTCGTCTTCGATCCGCGCGAGCAGTCGGCCGTCGTGTTCGACGATCTTCGTGTTCACGGGACCGCTAGCGACCGTGGCGGCATAGCGTCGGCGGTGACGGGGTCCCCGAGGTTCAAATACGAGACCGCCACAGCTCTCACCGTGACGACAGAGGGCGACACCGCTTTGTGTGCCGGGCAGCGAGAGGCGGGCGTGCAGTGGGAGGAGGTGTTCGGCCACGACTCGCCGTACCCCGAGCAGGTCGACGGCATCGAGACCGCCATCGAGGTGGGCCACCGAGGCGGGTTCACCGTCGTCGAGGGCGCTTGCGGGACGGGCAAGACGATGCTGGCGCTCACCGCCGGTATCGAACTCGTCCGTGACCCCGAGAGCACGTACGAGCGCGTCCTGGTGCTGACGAGCGTCAAACAGCAACTGCGCCAGTTCGAAGCCGACATCGAGACCATCAACGCGGGGCTCCCCGACGAGTGGCGGCCCGTTTCGGCGCTCACGCTCGTCGGCAAGGCGGACGTCTGTCCGTACGCCCGCGAGCGACGGGGACGGGTCGACACGTCGAACGTCTACGAGCGCTGTGAGGGGCTCCGCGAGCGGACCCGCAACCTCTCGGGCGAGAACGGTCCGACGACCGCCGGCGCACTCGCCAGCGAGGCGCGGCGGGCGCAGACCGGCCTCGCCGACTCGGGGGCGAGCGGCGTCAGCTATCTCGAGACCGCCGGTGATTCGACGCCCTACCTCCCCGAGATGCCCGAGTACGACGGGACGGAGTTTTGCCCGTTCTACGCGCAGTACCTCGACGACCTCCCCGATGAGGGCGAACCTGCCGAGGCCATCCCGTTCGCGTTCGAAGACCGCGGTCTCATCGACACCGAGACGCTCGTGGGACTGGCCGCCTCACACGGGAGCTGTCCACACTCGGTGATGGGCGCGCTCCTCCCCGAGGTGGAAGTCGTCATCGGCAACTACTACCACGCGTTCGACCCGACGACGGCGGCGACGTTCACGGGCGCGCTCGTGGACGAGTCGACGTTCGTCGTCTGCGACGAGGCGCACATGGTCGAACCGCGCGTGCGAGACCTGGTGAGCGACGGTGTCGCCGATGTGACGCTCAGAGACGCGGTGAACGAGCTGAACCGCATCGTCACGCCGCTGGAGTTCGACGACGCCGGCCACGAGACCGACGACGCGCGACTCGTTCGCGAGGAGTTCGCGGACGCCGACGTGACGCTCGAAGAGGTCACGGCGGTCCGAGACGCCATCGTCGCGCTCCGCGAGGAATTGAGCCGCCGGGTCGAGACGTACCTCGACCGCGAGCGCCCGGACTGGCGCGCCTCGCTCGCCGACCGTCCAGAGACGTACGACGACCACGAACTGCCCCTCCGAGACCCCACGTCGACCGAGGAGGACGAACTCACCCGGTGGGCGCGGGAGGCGGGCCATCTCGACGCGTGGACGCGCGCCGAGGCCGTCGGAGCAGTCGTCGCCCGCGTCCTGAACGAACTCGACGACGAGGACCAGACGCGCGCGGTGACCGCCGCTGGTCGGACACTCACGGCGTGGCGCGCGCTCGACCACGGCACCTTCTTCCGCGAAATCGAACTCGAGCGCACGTGGGACGAGACGGCGAGCGAGTGGCGCCGGGGGTACAACGCGCGGCTCGCGCTCCACAACTGTCTCCCCGGCGAGGCCATCGCCGACCGCCTCTCGGAGTTCGGTGGCGGCGTCCTGATGAGCGCGACGCTCGAACCGATGGACGTCTTCCGGCAGGTCACGGGCCTCGACGCGCTCGCAGACGGCGGTCGACCGGTCGTCGAGCGGACGTACGGGCTCGGGTTCCCCGAAGCGCACCGCGCGAGCTTCGCCGTCGACGCGCCCAAGTACACCTACGAGAACCGCGGCTCCGTGGGGACCGACTCGGAGACGCGAGCGGTGTACGTCGACGCCGTCTGCGAGGTGGCCCGCTCGCCCGGGAACGTCCTCGTCGGGATGCCCAGCTACGCCGAGGCGCGGTGGATGGCCGAACGACTCGACGAGACCGTCGAGAAGGCTGTCCTCGTCGACGAGGCGTCGGGTGACGACGCGACGGAGTCGCTGAAGAGCGAGTTCTTCGCCGGTTCCGGCAAGGTGCTCGTGACGAGTCTCCGCGGGACACTGACCGAGGGCGTCGACTACCGCGGCGACCGGCTCTCGGCGGCCGTCGTCTGCGGGGTCCCCATCGTCGACACGTCGAGCCCCCGCACGAAGGCTGTTCGAGCGGCGTACGACCGGGAGTTCGGCGACGGCTTTCGGACGGCGTTGCTCGTTCCCGCCGTGAGAAAAGCCCGGCAGGCGCTCGGCCGCGTCATCCGGGGCACCGACGAGCGAGGGGTCCGCGTCCTCGTCGACGAACGCTACGCCCGCGACTCGTGGGACAGCGTCCGCGGGTTCTTCCCCGAGACCGAACGCGAGGAGTTCCGGCCCGTCAGCGCCGACATGCTCTCGTTTGGCCTCGACCGGTTCTGGTCGGAGTGAGCGTCAGACCCGTTCGCTGTCGTCCCACGCTTCGCGACACGCCGGGCTACAGAAGTGTCGAACCTGCATCTGTCCGGCGTCGATCCACGTGACGACGTGGTGGTCCGGGTCGCGGATGAGCTTCGTCTCGCAGATCGCACAGGCCGGCGCGTTGCTCTCGTCGACGTCCTCGTCGAGGTCGGAGGTCGGGTCAACCATCTCACGGAGAGAGGCCCGTCCGGCTACTTCAATCTGCCACTTTCGTCGGAGGGCCGTGGTCGACCCGACAGGAGACAGTCACTGACCCGACCCACAGCGACCCCTGACGCCGGAAGATAAATATTTCTTTTCTAGTCTATATATCAGACTTAGCAGGGTTCATGCCCGGTGACAGCGAGTCGGCAGGCGATGGCCGTCCACTCCGACACGACGGATGCCGCGGAGACCCGCTCGTTCGACCTCCACAGCGTCGTCGTCAGCTACGAACATCGGACGGACCGCTGTACCATCTACCCGCGGGGGCGCGCTCACTCCGAGCGACTCGAGACGTGGCTCTCGGCGGACGTGGACGCGTTCGTCTCTCTGTGTGAGATGCGGTGACTCGGGCGGACCATCTCGCGCACGTCGAGCGGGTCGACCTGGAGACGATGTTCTTCCCACATGTGTGTCGTCATCTCCTCGACGACCGCCAGTTCGTCTCGGGACTCGACTTCGTACTCGCAGTCGGGCACACAGCCGACGGAGAGGAGGGGACCTGTATTCACAGTACCACTCAATAGCCGTACGTATTAAAGCCTTCGTGAATCTATAACACGAATGCGGTCCGTTTTTCGGAATAAACTGATGAAAATACAGTTAACACTCGTTTTACACCCGATACTGTTCGCTCTGACGGTAAACACTGGTCACTTCGACCATCGTGCATCCGAGAGCGTCTGTTGGACGGCTTCCTCGCCGACCGCCGCCGCGAGCGCCTCGAACCCCTGTCGTTCCGTACGGTCGCGGGCGTTCGCCACCAGCCGCGAGACGATGAACTCCGGCGTCGACGTACCGATCTGGCCGAACCGCGGCTGGTAATCCACCTCGAGTTCCAGGTCGGGTGTGAGCCCCTCCGCGAAGATGCCGTCGGTGCGTGCCTCGTCGGGGAGCGGCGAGAGGTCGTCGGCGAGGTGGGTGACGTACACGCCGAGCGCGTCGCGGTCGACGGTGAGCGACACGAGGCCGTTGAGGAGGTCCGCCGCGCGCCCGGGTTCGGTGATGGCCTCGAACTCGTCGACGAGCATCAGCGTCCGCCCCTCGCGCGACAGCGGCGGGACGATGGTCTTCAGCGTCGATTCGAGGACGCCCGCGTTGAACGAGGCGTGTCGCCGGTGGAAGACGACGGCGTCGAACCGGCCGACCGCTGCGCGTTCGGCCGGCACCGGGAGCCCCATCGACGCGAGGAGGGCGACCTGACAGAGCGTCTCCAGCAGCGTCGTCTTCCCCCCGCTGTTGGCACCGGTGAGGACGGCGACCCTGTCCGAAGACGGCGCGGTGAGCGAGTGGTCCCCGATGCCGTACGAGACCGGCTGTGGGTCCGACAGGCCGAGGTTCCGCGCCCGGTCGACCGCGAGGCCGTCCTTGACGAGCGTGGGTCTGGTGAGGTCGTTCGTGTCGGCGAACCGTCCCAGCGAGAGCGCGACGGCGATGTCGTCGACTGCCGACACCGCCCGTTCGACGTCGTCGCGGACCTCGTCGACGGCCGCCTCCAACTCGGTGCGGACCGTCGTCTCCCGCTCGTCGACCCGTGCGCGACGGTCGGCGACCAGCGCTCGAAGCGAACTCGAGACGAAGTCCGCGGCGTCGACGGCGTCGTCGGCAGTCGCGGCGGTCACCGTCCCTCGCGTCAGGTCGGTCTCCGCGGCGACGTACTCGACGAACGCGTGGCGGAATTCGGAGAGGTCGCGGACACCGCGCTCGCGGATGCTGTCGATGAGGTCGAACGCGCTCCCCTCAAGTTCCTCGGCGGCCGCCAACTGCGTCCGTAGTCGGTCGAGTTCGGCGTCTGCGCCCATCGCCACCTGCTCGTCCGCGTCGAGTGCCTCCAGCGCGTCGGCTGCGTCCGCGAGTCGGTCCTCGTCGATGTCCTCGAGCGCCGCGAACGTCTCACCGCCGAGTCCCGCCTCGCGGAGCGCGAGCGCCGCACGGACGGCGGCCGGTTTCGTCACCTCCGCGTCGTCGTACGCCTCGAACGCGTCGATGACACGGGTGCGGCCCCCCTCGTCGAGCGCACGCCACGCGTCACGAGCGGCGAGCACCTCGTCGAGCCGGGCCTCCTGTTCGGCCCGGTCGGTCAGCGGGGTGAGGACGCGGATTCGGTCGGCCGCGTGCGCCGTGACCGCGTGGGCAGCCGCCCGCGTGACCAGGTCGTCGTAGACCTTCCGGACGTCACGTGTCGCCAGCAGGTCCATCCCGGCCTCCCCCTGCGCCCGCCTGAGGATGCGTGTGGCCCGTCCACGGGTCACGCCAGCCCCGACGAGCCGTCGGACGTCCGCGGACTCGATGGCGTCGACGGCTTCCACCTCCCCGAGCGAGTCGCGGAGTCGTTCGGCCGTCTTCGGTCCGACGCCCCAGAATTCCTCGAGTCGCATACCCGTGGCTACGCTGGGCGGCCCTTAGTGGTTTGTCGAATCGCTCCGGTCAGCGGGTCGCGGCGTCTTCGACCGACTGGACCTCGAGCCGGGGGGTCCCCGAGAGTTCCGCGAGCGTCCGCGCGAGGACGAGCGTCGCGGCCTCGTGGTCGGCACGCGAGCGCCTGAGTGCCATCGGTGTCGTCCGGAGGGCGCGATACGCCGAGAAGTCGTCGCTGGTCGCGACGCCCCACCCGGCGTACTCCTCGGCCACCCGGACCAGGAGGGTGTGGAGGTGGACGAGTTCGTTCTTGTTCACAACGGGATAAATAGGGGCTCAGCGTTCCTAAGTGAACCGGTGAGATAGGTGGTACCGAGGCGCGTGAAACTCAGTCGGCCGTCGCCGGTTCCAGCTCGTCGTCGTACTTGTCGCGAAACTCCTGGATGAGCTGGCCCATCTTGGCGTACCAGTCGTTGAGCATCCGCTGCATGTCCTCGGTGACCTCCTCGGCGCTGACCGGCCGGTAGACGTGGTAGTACCCGCCCTGCTCGTAGTTGACCTGTTCCTTCTGGACGAGCCCTGCTTGCAGCAGCCGTTGGACGCTCCGGTACGCCGTCGAGCGTTCCCGTTCGACGCGCTCGGCGATCTCGTCGACGGTCAACCGCTCCTCCGCGTCGACGAGCGACTGGAAGACCTCTCGGTCGAGCTCTTTGAGCCCGTGGAAACACTCGAGGAGGCCCTCGCACTCCATATCTGCCCGCAGGTACTCGGCCATCGAACTCGGCATTGATGCTCAGATACGAGGCCTGCACCTAAAAGAATTTGTCCTCGGTGCGCACGACTGGCACCAGCCGGGCGGTCGTCACCGGTTCCAGCCGCCGTCGAACGATTCGAACCGTTCGAGGTCGTGACCGTACAGCACGTCGACCGGCCCGTCCGTCTGTCGGACCTCCTCTTTCAGGAGGTGGAGGCTGTCGAGCCAGTCACGCTCGCTCCAGAGGAGCCCCGGCCCCAGCGGGGCTTCCTCGGTGAAGTTGGCGTCGACGTAGCACTCGTCGCCGGCGACGAGCACGGTCTCGTCGGGGAGGTCGATGCGAGCCCCGAGGACGCCGGGCGTGTGGCCCGGAAGGTGGACGAGTTCGAAGTCCGTCGCCAGGGTGTGCCTGTCACGGTGGACGACCTCCCAGGCGAGGTCGTGGTCGAAGTCGGACGCGAGGTACGCCATCGAGCCCTCCGTCGTCTTCGCCGAGTAGTACGCGAACTTCAGCTCCTCCTCGTGGACGTAGATGGGCGTGTCCGTCCCCGCGAAGGCCGCGAGCCCGCCGGCGTGGTCGAGGTGGAGGTGACTCATCACGACGGCGTCGATGTCGTCGAGGCCGAACCCGGCCTCGTCGAGGTCCGACTCGAGGTCGTGGTCGGCGGCATCGACGTGCTGGAACGCAGCGTACAGCGGTTCGGGCCAGTAGCCGTCGCCCGCCTCGGGGTGAGAGCCAGTATCCCACAGCGCGGTGCAGTCGGGGTGGTCGACGACGGCGTTCCACACCACGAACTCCGCGATGTCGTGGTCGGGGTTCGGCTCCTGGGCGGTGCCCATCGTGTAGCCGTCGACGACGAACCCTCTGTCGGCGTGGACACGACCACGGTCGATGAGGTGGACAGATGCGTCTACCATAGCCAGAGGTAGGTCCGAGCGTGGATAAGTGTACAGCTCGATGTCAGGAGGAGCGCGTCACTCGTCCGTGAGACAGAGCAGAGGGAGAGACGACCATGGGGCGAACAGGCGACACCGGTGAGAGACACGGGGTAGTGTGCCGCACAACCGCTGGACGCCCCGTGACTGGTCTCAGGTCACGGGACCACTGGCCGCGTCATCGTACCTAAACCCTCTGTCGCAAGAGTCAGAACGAGTCAGTCCACGTCGACGACCGCCAGCGCCTCGTCGACGGCGTCGGCGACGTCTCCCCGTGCGCCCTCGTCGAGGTCGACGAGCGGCGGCCGAACCGCCGTCGAGTCGAGGAACCCGCGGGCGGCCGCACCGACCTTCGTCGCCGGCGCGAACCCGTGAGCGGCACACTGCTCGAACAGCGGGGCAATCGCCATCTGTGAGAGGTGGACGGCTCGTTCGATTTCGCCCTCCGCGAGTGCCACAGTCGCCGCGTCGAACACTTCCGGGACGACGTTCGCGAGCGCGTTGATTCCGCCAGTCGCCCCGCTGGTGAGTGCGGGCACGAGGACGCTGTCGTAGCCACAGAACAGCTCGAAGTCGTCGGGCGTCGACCGGTCGAGCGAGAGCGAGTAGTCGAGGTCGCCGCTGGAGTCTTTGATGCCCGCGACCAGCCCCGCCTCGGCGAGCGCGCTCACCGTCCGCGAGTCGAGTCGGTCACCGACGTACACCGGGATGTTGTAGAGGTACACCGGGAGGGGCGCGTCCGTGACGGCCGCCCGCAGGAACGACTCGGTTCCACCCGCCGCGTTCTCGGTGTGGAAGTACGGCCCCGTCACGAGCACCGCGTCACAGCCCGCGTCGGCGGCGGTTTCGACCTTCGACCGGACGCCCGCGACGCTCGTATCGGCGACACCCGCGACCACACGGCCGCTCGCCGTGTCGGCCGTCGTCTCGACGACCGTCTCGTACTCCGCCTCGGTGAGGCTGGCGAACTCGCCGGTGGTGCCACAGGGGACGACGCCGTCGACGCCGCGGGATTCGACGGCGTCGACGAGCGCGGCGAGCGCGTCGACGTCGACCTCGTTGGACGCGGTGAACGGTGTGACGAGCGGCGGATACACGGGAGGTGTGGCCATGGTCGAGACACCGAGTGCCGGATGAAAAACGTTGGGTGCGTCGTCCGACCGTCAGATGACGTTCTGGGTGATGCCGCCGTCGACCTTGACCGCCTCGCCGGTGACGTTCCGGTTCGTGGCGAAGAAGACCGCCAGCCGGCCCATGTCTTCCGGCGTCTGGTCGCGTCCGAGGGGCATCACGTCCTCGATTATCTCCTCGTAATCGCCGCCCATCGCCGGCGTGAGCACCTTCGACCACATCGGCGTGTTCACGATGCCCGGACAGATGGCGTTGACCGTGACGTCGTCCGGCGCGAGTTCCAGCGCGAGACACTTCGTCAGCCCCATCACGGCGTGTTTGGAGGCGACGTAGTGTCCGAGCCCCGCGGCACCGATTTCACCCGCGATAGAGGCCGTGTTTATCATCGTCCCGTTGCTCCGCTTGAGTTCGGGAATCGCCGCTTTCGCACAGAGGAACACCCCCTTCGCGTTGACGTCCATGACCGCGTCCCACTCGGCCTCCTCCAGTTCCTCGACGTTCGAGAGCGTGATGATGCCGGCGTTGTTCACCATGATGTCGAGGCCGCCGAACTCCTCGACCGTCCGGTCGATCATCGCGTCGACCTGGTCCGCCTTGGTCACGTCGCACTCGACCACCATCGACTGCCGCCCCATCGTCTCGATGTCGTCGGCGAGCCTGTGGGCCGTCTCCGCCCCGTGCATCTCCTCGCTCGCCTGCTGGTTGTAGGCCGTATCGAGGACGTCCACGTCCGCGAGTACCACGTCGCTCCCGGCTTTCGCCAACTCACGCGCGATGCCGCCGCCGATCTGTCCACCCGCCCCGGTCACGATTGCCGTCTTGCCGTCGAGTTCGGTTGTCGACATAGCCGCCTTCTCCTCGTCGTGTGGTAACAAATACCATTTTGAAGGCGTTCGTGAATGTCACGTTCGCGCGGCATCCACGGCGTCCGCGGGTTCGGGCGCTCGCCACGCCACCGCGACGCCCACCGCGCCGACGAGGCCCGCGACGAGGAACGTCGTC
It contains:
- a CDS encoding MFS transporter; its protein translation is MTRRLFGSLLGLVFLVNFGRTAFAPLLPELQASFGVGPAAVGLVASLVWLGTGAVRFPVGYLLTRTPRRGVVVLAGLLLGVAAGFTAASPSIGALQLGSLLVGLASGAYFAAAVPLISDLFPEGVGRAIGIHGTAAQLAAVVAPTAVVVVLGVATWRAVFWLLATGCILVTGVLVVTTRDDAVSGDSADRSFRAALANWRVMGVGILMIATAGFVWQGLFNFYVVYLTTARGLDAGTASTLLTLIFAAGVPAFWLGGRLADRLPSVPYIVGLLVCFTAGVFALTVTRGLVGLVAVSLLVGYVIHSLFPALDVYVLGALPADTRGSTYAVFSGLSLLVEATGSGVVGLLVEAGYPFDVVFRAFAAGMVVVVAVLVSLWLAGRLPEPQ
- a CDS encoding ATP-dependent DNA helicase translates to MQWEEVFGHDSPYPEQVDGIETAIEVGHRGGFTVVEGACGTGKTMLALTAGIELVRDPESTYERVLVLTSVKQQLRQFEADIETINAGLPDEWRPVSALTLVGKADVCPYARERRGRVDTSNVYERCEGLRERTRNLSGENGPTTAGALASEARRAQTGLADSGASGVSYLETAGDSTPYLPEMPEYDGTEFCPFYAQYLDDLPDEGEPAEAIPFAFEDRGLIDTETLVGLAASHGSCPHSVMGALLPEVEVVIGNYYHAFDPTTAATFTGALVDESTFVVCDEAHMVEPRVRDLVSDGVADVTLRDAVNELNRIVTPLEFDDAGHETDDARLVREEFADADVTLEEVTAVRDAIVALREELSRRVETYLDRERPDWRASLADRPETYDDHELPLRDPTSTEEDELTRWAREAGHLDAWTRAEAVGAVVARVLNELDDEDQTRAVTAAGRTLTAWRALDHGTFFREIELERTWDETASEWRRGYNARLALHNCLPGEAIADRLSEFGGGVLMSATLEPMDVFRQVTGLDALADGGRPVVERTYGLGFPEAHRASFAVDAPKYTYENRGSVGTDSETRAVYVDAVCEVARSPGNVLVGMPSYAEARWMAERLDETVEKAVLVDEASGDDATESLKSEFFAGSGKVLVTSLRGTLTEGVDYRGDRLSAAVVCGVPIVDTSSPRTKAVRAAYDREFGDGFRTALLVPAVRKARQALGRVIRGTDERGVRVLVDERYARDSWDSVRGFFPETEREEFRPVSADMLSFGLDRFWSE
- a CDS encoding DUF7576 family protein, with amino-acid sequence MVDPTSDLDEDVDESNAPACAICETKLIRDPDHHVVTWIDAGQMQVRHFCSPACREAWDDSERV
- a CDS encoding DUF7511 domain-containing protein codes for the protein MTASRQAMAVHSDTTDAAETRSFDLHSVVVSYEHRTDRCTIYPRGRAHSERLETWLSADVDAFVSLCEMR
- a CDS encoding DUF1059 domain-containing protein; protein product: MNTGPLLSVGCVPDCEYEVESRDELAVVEEMTTHMWEEHRLQVDPLDVREMVRPSHRISHRETNASTSAESHVSSRSE
- a CDS encoding helix-hairpin-helix domain-containing protein; this encodes MRLEEFWGVGPKTAERLRDSLGEVEAVDAIESADVRRLVGAGVTRGRATRILRRAQGEAGMDLLATRDVRKVYDDLVTRAAAHAVTAHAADRIRVLTPLTDRAEQEARLDEVLAARDAWRALDEGGRTRVIDAFEAYDDAEVTKPAAVRAALALREAGLGGETFAALEDIDEDRLADAADALEALDADEQVAMGADAELDRLRTQLAAAEELEGSAFDLIDSIRERGVRDLSEFRHAFVEYVAAETDLTRGTVTAATADDAVDAADFVSSSLRALVADRRARVDERETTVRTELEAAVDEVRDDVERAVSAVDDIAVALSLGRFADTNDLTRPTLVKDGLAVDRARNLGLSDPQPVSYGIGDHSLTAPSSDRVAVLTGANSGGKTTLLETLCQVALLASMGLPVPAERAAVGRFDAVVFHRRHASFNAGVLESTLKTIVPPLSREGRTLMLVDEFEAITEPGRAADLLNGLVSLTVDRDALGVYVTHLADDLSPLPDEARTDGIFAEGLTPDLELEVDYQPRFGQIGTSTPEFIVSRLVANARDRTERQGFEALAAAVGEEAVQQTLSDARWSK
- a CDS encoding UPF0058 family protein; protein product: MNKNELVHLHTLLVRVAEEYAGWGVATSDDFSAYRALRTTPMALRRSRADHEAATLVLARTLAELSGTPRLEVQSVEDAATR
- a CDS encoding helix-turn-helix domain-containing protein, whose product is MPSSMAEYLRADMECEGLLECFHGLKELDREVFQSLVDAEERLTVDEIAERVERERSTAYRSVQRLLQAGLVQKEQVNYEQGGYYHVYRPVSAEEVTEDMQRMLNDWYAKMGQLIQEFRDKYDDELEPATAD
- a CDS encoding N-acyl homoserine lactonase family protein — translated: MVDASVHLIDRGRVHADRGFVVDGYTMGTAQEPNPDHDIAEFVVWNAVVDHPDCTALWDTGSHPEAGDGYWPEPLYAAFQHVDAADHDLESDLDEAGFGLDDIDAVVMSHLHLDHAGGLAAFAGTDTPIYVHEEELKFAYYSAKTTEGSMAYLASDFDHDLAWEVVHRDRHTLATDFELVHLPGHTPGVLGARIDLPDETVLVAGDECYVDANFTEEAPLGPGLLWSERDWLDSLHLLKEEVRQTDGPVDVLYGHDLERFESFDGGWNR
- a CDS encoding dihydrodipicolinate synthase family protein, which translates into the protein MATPPVYPPLVTPFTASNEVDVDALAALVDAVESRGVDGVVPCGTTGEFASLTEAEYETVVETTADTASGRVVAGVADTSVAGVRSKVETAADAGCDAVLVTGPYFHTENAAGGTESFLRAAVTDAPLPVYLYNIPVYVGDRLDSRTVSALAEAGLVAGIKDSSGDLDYSLSLDRSTPDDFELFCGYDSVLVPALTSGATGGINALANVVPEVFDAATVALAEGEIERAVHLSQMAIAPLFEQCAAHGFAPATKVGAAARGFLDSTAVRPPLVDLDEGARGDVADAVDEALAVVDVD
- a CDS encoding SDR family NAD(P)-dependent oxidoreductase, producing the protein MSTTELDGKTAIVTGAGGQIGGGIARELAKAGSDVVLADVDVLDTAYNQQASEEMHGAETAHRLADDIETMGRQSMVVECDVTKADQVDAMIDRTVEEFGGLDIMVNNAGIITLSNVEELEEAEWDAVMDVNAKGVFLCAKAAIPELKRSNGTMINTASIAGEIGAAGLGHYVASKHAVMGLTKCLALELAPDDVTVNAICPGIVNTPMWSKVLTPAMGGDYEEIIEDVMPLGRDQTPEDMGRLAVFFATNRNVTGEAVKVDGGITQNVI